Proteins from a genomic interval of Triplophysa dalaica isolate WHDGS20190420 chromosome 13, ASM1584641v1, whole genome shotgun sequence:
- the LOC130434731 gene encoding uncharacterized protein LOC130434731: MADEDLPAVRQPMASMFMGVPWAQKYGGSGSELSFSDWRAQVEYLAGLQGLSEAQKIQFVLNSLEGEAKREVRAAPEAVRATTRAIFEFLSGQYGDSTPVAVLRTQFFNCKQVPGQTLRAFALRLRELFSRLKNREHHGLGEEETLLRDQFLLGLREGPIRQSLRLQLRRDATLTFEDVRKEALALEQDHHQTVETPVCMAASGMSAPTQPEPTDWKRTLRAELMKDVREEMAELSKSILGELRRGRPEPLPLPRERSYSDGGRDPGRRTSRPFSSRFQWDEQGRPICNTCGEPGHYSRQCGSRRSSQGGFLERPATVGQVVGTPRIDPCVDSAPRDGLVGRCPLLEIKINGVTVRCLVDTGSQVTMLSESLSKDLFDAHHLPEAEVPWLTLRGANGLRIPYIGYQVTNFEIHGTTIPKKGVVIVRDSCLGEHRALLGMNVIMDCWEELFQAGPLRYTSTAEKKEWERVVTDCRRVQVAIFQRDREDVGRVACRYAVSVPARSEAVVWVRLPGRTYGPEDCLLVEPHWECQTVEVARGLTVARRGRVAVKVRNPNTYPVHLYRHQRLTRITPVDPHQVREEQEVRFCQVSATVVEVGLAEKESRPGSTAQGMPGHLQSESLEGEGLTEEQTRKLQSLLAKWQHVFSTHDEDYGCTDIVKHAIPTGDAPPSRERYRPVPPTLYTEVRALLKGMLGRGVIRESSSPWAAPIVLVRKKTGSWRFCVDYRKLNLVTKKDAFPLPRIEDSLTGLTGASWYSTLDLASGYWQVKMEEQDREKTAFTTPFGLFEWDRMPFGLCNAPATFQRLMQRCLGGQLMDSALVYLDDVIVYSPDFNGHLSHLEQVFRAMERYGLKLQPGKCQLLRREVQFLGHRVSAAGVAVDPEKVSAVQGWVPPKTVRQVRSFLGFVGYYRRFIKDFSKIAKPLNQLLAGTGTSRSRSSPTITWSQECETAFHRLKQELLQAPILAYADFTQPFVLYTDASNSGLGAVLAQRQDGTERVIAYASRSLHPAERNDANYSSFKIELLALKWALCEKFKDYLWGAEVLVVTDNSPLVHLQTAKLGAVEQRWVAQLANFNYRLQYRPGREHINADVLSRLPPAREGGTSGPEPEEGLMVGVVEAPGARAEGIPANWGWDPHRWRERQEQDEGLATLWTYLERNKFPGVEERQGHPVRVKKLLGQWKRLKLRDGVICRSVLDSRTHEMVSQVVVPEAQIQPLLQAYHDQLGHQGQERTVSLLRRHFFWSGMEESVGRYVQGCPRCTLFKSRRDVRAPMVPVRPRAPLHMVAMDFLTLSRPADRYQNILVVTDLFTKYAWAIPTLDQTAATTAGALWRHVFQPFGCPETLHSDQGPNFESRVIQELCSLYGCRKTRTTPYHPQGNGGCERFNQTLLSLLGTLDADHQGYWTDSLPALVQAYNNSIHSTTGYAPTYLMFGRHVRLPTDLLLGAVPAEAPATTTEWVHRHHRQLHSAYDKVTKHLEAAAKKNKRLYDRTAREAPLLPGERVLVRDNRRQGKGKLSDRWETTPYVVEQQQRPDQPVYTIRPEGKSGPVRVLHRNLLRPCPNYLRQETEAPPAPVAPVPTWVGWPMIRRAPTPEPREGEAEAPARRSQRETRGVPPARYGEWESGPRSRD; encoded by the coding sequence ATGGCGGACGAGGACTTGCCAGCCGTCCGGCAGCCGATGGCATCTATGTTCATGGGAGTTCCGTGGGCTCAAAAGTATGGTGGATCTGGCTCTGAGTTGAGTTTTTCGGACTGGAGGGCGCAAGTGGAGTACTTGGCCGGACTGCAAGGGCTCAGTGAAGCCCAGAAGATACAGTTTGTCTTGAATTCACTTGAGGGGGAGGCGAAGAGAGAAGTCCGAGCAGCACCTGAAGCCGTCCGAGCCACCACACGGGCCATATTCGAATTTCTGTCTGGGCAATACGGTGATTCGACTCCGGTGGCAGTGTTACGAACGCAGTTTTTCAATTGTAAGCAGGTACCTGGGCAGACACTGCGAGCATTCGCTCTGCGACTACGGGAACTGTTCTCCAGGCTGAAGAATCGAGAACATCATGGACTGGGAGAGGAAGAGACACTGTTAAGAGACCAGTTCCTGTTGGGGTTACGAGAAGGTCCAATACGACAGAGTCTGAGGTTACAGCTTCGAAGGGACGCCACCCTGACATTCGAAGATGTACGTAAGGAGGCCCTAGCCTTGGAACAAGATCACCATCAGACTGTAGAAACACCGGTGTGTATGGCTGCAAGTGGAATGAGTGCCCCAACACAGCCCGAACCGACCGACTGGAAGCGGACCCTACGTGCAGAGTTAATGAAAGACGTCCGAGAAGAAATGGCCGAACTCTCAAAATCCATTCTTGGAGAACTCCGCCGTGGACGGCCAGAGCCCCTGCCCCTACCTCGAGAACGTTCGTATTCTGACGGAGGGAGAGATCCGGGAAGACGCACCAGCCGTCCGTTCAGTTCCAGGTTCCAGTGGGATGAGCAGGGGCGCCCGATCTGCAACACCTGCGGAGAGCCCGGACACTACAGCCGCCAATGCGGTTCCCGACGTAGCTCGCAAGGGGGGTTTTTAGAACGACCGGCCACTGTGGGTCAAGTGGTCGGGACCCCCCGGATAGACCCTTGTGTGGACTCAGCTCCACGAGACGGCCTAGTGGGACGCTGTCCCCTCCTGGAGATTAAGATCAATGGCGTTACTGTTCGGTGCCTGGTAGACACAGGGTCCCAGGTCACTATGTTGTCTGAGAGTTTGTCCAAAGATCTGTTTGATGCTCATCACTTACCCGAAGCTGAAGTCCCTTGGCTCACCCTGCGTGGGGCAAATGGCCTGCGCATCCCCTACATCGGATACCAGGTCACCAACTTCGAAATTCACGGCACCACAATCCCGAAGAAGGGGGTAGTGATCGTGCGAGACTCCTGTCTGGGAGAACATCGAGCCCTGTTAGGGATGAATGTCATCATGGACTGTTGGGAGGAACTGTTCCAGGCTGGACCTCTTCGTTACACCTCCACAGCCGAGAAGAAGGAGTGGGAGCGTGTTGTGACTGACTGTCGGCGGGTGCAGGTGGCGATTTTCCAACGCGACCGGGAGGACGTGGGTCGGGTGGCCTGCCGGTATGCTGTCTCTGTCCCTGCCCGGAGCGAAGCTGTGGTCTGGGTTCGGCTGCCAGGTCGGACCTATGGCCCTGAAGATTGCCTCCTTGTTGAACCCCACTGGGAGTGCCAGACTGTTGAAGTCGCTCGGGGGTTAACAGTAGCCCGTCGGGGCCGAGTCGCAGTTAAAGTAAGAAACCCGAATACTTACCCCGTCCATCTGTACCGTCACCAACGACTGACCCGTATCACGCCTGTAGACCCCCACCAGGTGAGGGAGGAGCAGGAGGTCCGCTTCTGCCAAGTGAGCGCCACAGTGGTCGAGGTTGGCCTGGCGGAGAAGGAGTCTCGTCCTGGTTCCACTGCACAGGGCATGCCGGGCCACCTTCAGAGCGAGTCCCTGGAAGGAGAGGGCCTAACGGAAGAACAAACCCGCAAACTCCAGAGTCTACTGGCCAAGTGGCAACACGTCTTCTCCACCCACGACGAAGACTATGGGTGTACCGACATAGTCAAGCACGCCATTCCTACTGGAGACGCCCCACCAAGTCGAGAACGATACCGCCCAGTCCCTCCGACTTTGTATACGGAAGTACGAGCCCTACTGAAAGGAATGTTGGGACGAGGAGTTATCCGGGAGAGCAGCAGCCCATGGGCCGCCCCAATTGTCCTGGTCCGCAAGAAGACAGGCTCTTGGAGGTTTTGTGTAGACTATCGGAAACTGAACTTGGTCACCAAGAAGGATGCCTTTCCCTTGCCCCGGATCGAGGATTCCCTTACGGGACTGACCGGCGCCAGCTGGTACTCTACCCTGGACTTAGCGAGTGGCTACTGGCAGGTGAAGATGGAGGAACAGGACCGCGAGAAGACTGCCTTTACCACCCCTTTCGGCCTATTTGAATGGGATCGTATGCCCTTCGGCCTCTGTAACGCTCCTGCGACCTTCCAGAGGCTCATGCAGCGATGCCTGGGAGGGCAGCTGATGGACTCCGCCTTGGTTTACTTAGACGATGTGATCGTGTACTCCCCTGACTTCAATGGTCACTTGTCACACTTGGAGCAAGTCTTCCGGGCAATGGAACGGTATGGACTGAAGCTCCAGCCCGGGAAATGCCAGCTCCTCAGAAGAGAGGTTCAGTTCCTGGGGCACCGGGTGAGCGCTGCAGGAGTGGCTgttgatccggagaaggtgtcTGCAGTGCAGGGCTGGGTCCCTCCGAAGACCGTAAGGCAGGTACGGTCCTTTCTTGGATTCGTCGGCTACTACAGACGCTTCATAAAGGACTTCTCAAAAATTGCAAAACCCCTGAATCAGCTGCTGGCCGGTACCGGTACCTCGCGGAGCCGAAGTTCCCCTACCATCACCTGGAGTCAGGAGTGCGAGACCGCCTTCCACCGACTCAAGCAGGAGTTGTTGCAGGCCCCCATTCTGGCTTACGCCGATTTCACCCAGCCTTTCGTCCTCTACACTGACGCTAGCAATAGCGGGCTGGGAGCCGTACTGGCCCAACGACAAGACGGGACAGAAAGGGTCATTGCCTACGCCAGTCGGAGCCTCCACCCTGCTGAACGGAACGATGCCAATTACAGCTCTTTTAAAATTGAGCTGCTGGCCCTGAAGTGGGCTCTGTGCGAGAAGTTTAAGGATTACCTGTGGGGAGCCGAAGTGCTGGTAGTAACCGACAACAGTCCGCTGGTACACCTGCAGACCGCGAAGCTGGGAGCGGTGGAGCAGCGGTGGGTGGCCCAGCTCGCCAACTTCAACTATCGGCTACAATATCGACCAGGCCGAGAGCACATAAATGCCGATGTCCTGTCCCGATTACCACCAGCTAGGGAAGGGGGAACTTCAGGGCCAGAACCAGAAGAAGGGCTGATGGTGGGAGTGGTGGAAGCACCTGGAGCACGAGCGGAAGGCATACCAGCAAATTGGGGATGGGACCCCCATCGATGGAGGGAACGGCAAGAGCAGGATGAAGGGCTGGCTACCCTGTGGACTTACCTGGAGAGGAACAAATTCCCTGGGGTGGAGGAACGACAGGGACATCCGGTGAGGGTAAAGAAGCTTCTGGGGCAGTGGAAGAGGCTGAAGTTGCGAGATGGTGTGATCTGTAGGTCTGTTCTGGACTCGAGGACCCATGAGATGGTGTCTCAGGTGGTGGTGCCTGAAGCCCAAATTCAGCCGTTGCTCCAGGCCTATCATGACCAGTTAGGACATCAGGGCCAAGAACGGACAGTATCACTACTGCGTCGGCACTTCTTTTGGAGTGGTATGGAAGAGTCGGTGGGGAGGTATGTACAAGGATGCCCCCGTTGCACGCTGTTCAAGTCCCGACGAGACGTGAGGGCCCCTATGGTTCCGGTGCGACCCAGAGCCCCGTTACATATGGTGGCTATGGACTTCCTGACCTTAAGTCGCCCAGCAGACCGCTACCAGAACATCTTGGTAGTGACTGACTTGTTCACTAAGTACGCTTGGGCCATACCAACCTTGGACCAGACCGCCGCCACCACTGCCGGTGCCCTATGGAGACACGTCTTCCAGCCCTTTGGATGTCCCGAGACGCTCCATTCTGACCAAGGGCCGAACTTTGAGTCCCGTGTCATCCAGGAGCTATGCAGTCTGTACGGATGCCGGAAAACCCGCACCACGCCTTATCACCCACAGGGGAACGGAGGGTGCGAACGCTTCAATCAGACGCTCTTGAGTCTACTGGGAACACTAGATGCAGACCATCAAGGTTACTGGACGGACAGCCTGCCGGCTCTGGTGCAGGCCTATAATAACAGCATCCACAGCACAACGGGGTATGCCCCGACTTACCTGATGTTTGGGAGGCATGTGCGCCTGCCCACAGATCTGCTGTTAGGAGCAGTCCCGGCTGAAGCCCCCGCCACCACCACTGAATGGGTACACCGACACCATCGTCAACTCCACTCTGCctatgacaaggtaaccaagcATCTGGAGGCAGCAGCAAAGAAGAACAAGAGATTGTACGACCGCACCGCTCGAGAGGCTCCTTTGTTACCCGGAGAACGGGTACTGGTGCGGGATAACCGGCGCCAGGGGAAGGGTAAACTCAGCGACCGGTGGGAAACCACCCCCTACGTAGTGGAGCAACAGCAAAGGCCTGACCAACCCGTGTACACCATCCGTCCCGAGGGTAAGTCAGGCCCTGTGAGAGTCCTGCACCGAAACCTGCTGCGTCCTTGTCCAAATTACCTGCGACAAGAGACTGAGGCGCCGCCAGCACCTGTGGCCCCTGTACCAACTTGGGTGGGCTGGCCTATGATCCGAAGGGCCCCCACTCCTGAGCCCAGGGAGGGGGAGGCCGAGGCCCCAGCTCGACGCTCCCAACGGGAGACTAGAGGAGTACCCCCTGCAAGATACGGAGAATGGGAGTCGGGACCCCGTTCTCGGGACTAG